One Gimesia aquarii DNA segment encodes these proteins:
- a CDS encoding acyltransferase family protein, which yields MSDTNSRVQSLDILRAIAVILVLGRHMPGCPEDTPLLLRNGMGLWARSGWIGVDLFFVLSGFLVSGLLFREFNRHGNVRIGRFLARRGLKIYPAFYVMLSTTLAIVLWRNGGISLSRYVSECLFLQSYFPGVWNHTWTLAIEEHFYLLLALVVAFLVTRGKRSGSPFASLPWLFYCVAAAVLLLRCMTSFSSTYSHTTHLFPTHLRIDSLFFGVFLSYLYCFHLDRIEPFTRQFRFHIIAISLLLLSPVLFLPLGSTPWLPAFGLTLLYLGFGGIVISTVDWRPNCPRPFRIVGGLLAAIGFYSYSIYLWHMPVNVWGSGAIRIATGVQIGYWSNLFVYMIGSLIVGVLMAKLIEMPVLRIRDRYFPSRSQKQVASTKMQVEQKELSGVTASPAIEAETQ from the coding sequence ATGAGTGACACCAACAGTAGGGTTCAATCTCTCGATATCCTTCGCGCGATCGCCGTGATCCTTGTGCTGGGTCGACACATGCCGGGATGTCCCGAAGACACCCCGCTTCTACTCAGAAATGGAATGGGGTTGTGGGCACGTTCCGGTTGGATCGGAGTAGACTTGTTCTTTGTTCTGAGTGGCTTTCTTGTGTCAGGATTGTTGTTTCGTGAATTCAATAGACATGGAAACGTGCGAATCGGAAGGTTTTTGGCACGTCGCGGACTGAAAATCTACCCTGCGTTTTACGTCATGTTGAGTACCACACTGGCTATAGTACTGTGGCGAAATGGTGGTATCTCCCTCAGCAGATATGTAAGTGAGTGCCTTTTCCTTCAAAGTTACTTTCCTGGGGTTTGGAACCATACTTGGACCCTTGCCATCGAAGAGCATTTCTACTTATTGCTGGCCTTGGTCGTGGCCTTTTTGGTGACGAGAGGTAAGCGTTCAGGTTCCCCGTTTGCGTCACTTCCATGGTTGTTCTATTGCGTTGCGGCCGCGGTGCTCCTGCTAAGGTGCATGACATCTTTTAGCTCGACGTATTCACACACGACACATCTATTTCCGACACACCTTCGGATTGATTCACTGTTCTTCGGTGTCTTTCTGTCCTATCTGTACTGCTTTCACTTGGATCGTATCGAACCATTCACACGGCAATTCAGGTTTCACATTATCGCAATCTCTTTGCTACTACTATCACCTGTCCTGTTCTTACCTCTTGGAAGTACACCTTGGCTTCCAGCATTCGGTCTCACATTACTCTATTTGGGTTTCGGTGGGATTGTCATTTCAACCGTTGACTGGAGGCCAAACTGCCCGCGCCCTTTCAGAATTGTTGGTGGTCTCCTTGCCGCAATAGGCTTCTACTCTTACTCGATCTATCTATGGCACATGCCCGTAAACGTATGGGGGAGCGGCGCAATCCGAATCGCAACAGGCGTCCAAATTGGATACTGGTCTAATCTCTTCGTCTACATGATCGGAAGTCTTATTGTTGGCGTGTTAATGGCAAAGTTGATTGAAATGCCGGTTCTAAGGATTCGAGATCGTTATTTTCCTTCCAGATCGCAAAAGCAAGTTGCATCGACGAAAATGCAAGTCGAGCAGAAAGAACTTTCAGGAGTAACGGCCAGCCCTGCGATTGAAGCGGAGACACAATAG
- a CDS encoding DUF1559 domain-containing protein — translation MPRRGFTLIELLVSMAIIGILVALLLPAVQQSREAARRTHCQNNLKQIALATVQFHDNIGCFPPGRIMPRPGDPQELSCGRDTPSWLIRILPYLEQGNFADDWDTRENFEDHAEEVRTMAIPTYLCPSRRSAPTAKVPTVTVEFTASCGCSGPQTFFSGATGDYGGNHGDLSPGAIGFTSDFYWGGNGNGIIISSRPLCVAGQPRDWIDKIRYRDITDGTSNTILAGEMHVNAQKINQPPDDGAIYSGWHFSFSTRIGGVHVPLAPNMDYVDTRLYSFGSWHPGICQFAFADGSVHALSTSIDVEVLGHLCVRNDGEVTSGF, via the coding sequence ATGCCTCGCCGAGGATTTACGCTAATCGAACTGCTCGTCTCAATGGCAATTATCGGCATTTTGGTGGCGTTACTTCTTCCGGCAGTACAACAATCTCGTGAAGCTGCCCGACGCACCCATTGCCAAAACAACCTCAAACAAATCGCACTCGCCACGGTTCAGTTTCACGATAACATTGGGTGCTTCCCTCCGGGACGAATCATGCCCAGACCAGGTGATCCGCAGGAATTATCTTGTGGTCGCGATACCCCCAGTTGGCTCATACGAATTCTCCCCTATCTTGAGCAGGGAAACTTTGCAGACGATTGGGATACGCGAGAAAATTTTGAAGATCATGCCGAAGAAGTTCGCACCATGGCGATTCCCACGTATCTCTGTCCCTCCCGCAGGTCTGCTCCCACCGCAAAGGTTCCCACTGTCACGGTCGAATTCACAGCTTCTTGCGGCTGTTCAGGGCCGCAAACATTTTTCAGTGGTGCAACCGGAGACTACGGCGGCAACCATGGTGACCTTTCTCCGGGTGCCATTGGGTTCACTTCGGATTTCTATTGGGGTGGAAATGGAAACGGCATTATCATCAGCAGCCGTCCCCTCTGTGTAGCAGGTCAACCACGGGACTGGATTGATAAAATTCGCTATCGGGACATCACGGATGGGACAAGTAATACGATTCTCGCAGGCGAAATGCACGTCAACGCTCAAAAAATTAACCAACCGCCTGATGATGGCGCAATTTATAGCGGATGGCATTTCAGTTTCAGCACACGCATTGGAGGTGTCCACGTTCCACTAGCTCCAAATATGGATTATGTCGATACCAGACTTTACAGCTTCGGAAGCTGGCACCCAGGTATCTGTCAATTTGCGTTCGCAGATGGCAGCGTCCACGCCCTGTCCACATCCATAGATGTAGAAGTTCTCGGCCACCTTTGCGTTCGAAATGATGGTGAAGTCACAAGCGGCTTTTGA
- the hcp gene encoding hydroxylamine reductase, whose translation MFCNQCEQTSQGTGCTDVGVCGKDPDMQSLQETLLYGVKGMAAYANHARRLGKTDDEVSAFIEEALFATMTNVNFDLESLLELVMECGRMNLRVMQMLDEGHAEKFGTPEPTTVSEGTKAGPGILVTGHDLLDLSDLLEQTAGMGINVYTHGEMLPAHSYPELKKHPHLAGHFGTAWQNQQLEFTQFSGPVVATTNCVLIPWESYADRLFTTRITAVPGGTRLKDNDFTPVIEKARECQPLVEQQTGESTIGFYHGVILGVADQIVDAVKSGDIKHFYLIGGCDGAETGRNYFTQVAQQAPQESVILTLGCGKFRIRDYDYGTVAGLPRLLDMGQCNDAYGAIKVASALADSFDCSVNDLPLTLVISWFEQKAVAVLLTLLHLGVKGIRIGPEPPAFITPNVFKILQEKFDLKLIEAEPPQELFQLTT comes from the coding sequence ATGTTTTGTAATCAATGCGAACAAACATCCCAAGGAACCGGTTGTACAGATGTTGGTGTCTGTGGCAAAGACCCCGATATGCAATCATTACAGGAAACACTGTTATACGGGGTCAAGGGGATGGCTGCTTATGCGAACCATGCTCGTCGTCTGGGAAAAACGGATGATGAAGTCAGCGCGTTTATTGAAGAAGCGCTCTTCGCTACCATGACGAATGTGAACTTTGATCTGGAATCGTTGCTGGAACTGGTGATGGAATGTGGTCGCATGAATTTACGCGTAATGCAGATGCTGGACGAAGGGCATGCGGAGAAATTTGGAACACCAGAGCCGACCACTGTGAGTGAAGGCACTAAAGCAGGCCCCGGAATTCTTGTCACTGGTCATGATCTTCTGGATCTTTCTGATCTCCTGGAACAAACCGCCGGCATGGGCATTAACGTCTATACTCATGGAGAGATGCTTCCCGCGCATAGTTACCCCGAGCTCAAAAAGCATCCTCATTTGGCGGGACATTTCGGGACCGCGTGGCAGAATCAACAATTGGAGTTCACCCAGTTTTCCGGTCCGGTAGTGGCTACGACGAACTGTGTATTGATTCCCTGGGAATCTTACGCCGATCGTTTATTTACAACTCGAATTACGGCAGTTCCGGGAGGGACTCGATTGAAGGACAATGACTTCACTCCCGTCATCGAGAAAGCCCGTGAGTGTCAGCCACTGGTTGAACAACAGACCGGCGAGTCGACGATTGGATTTTATCATGGAGTCATTCTGGGGGTCGCCGATCAGATCGTCGATGCGGTCAAATCGGGTGATATCAAACACTTCTATCTCATTGGTGGTTGCGATGGTGCGGAAACCGGACGAAACTACTTCACCCAAGTCGCGCAACAGGCACCACAAGAATCGGTTATTTTGACTTTAGGCTGTGGGAAGTTCCGTATCCGTGATTACGACTACGGAACTGTGGCAGGTTTGCCACGACTACTTGATATGGGACAATGTAACGATGCCTATGGAGCCATTAAAGTGGCGTCCGCATTGGCCGATTCATTTGACTGCAGTGTGAATGATCTTCCGTTAACTCTTGTGATTTCCTGGTTTGAGCAAAAGGCGGTTGCAGTTCTACTGACCCTTCTGCATCTCGGAGTGAAGGGGATTCGGATTGGTCCCGAGCCACCAGCATTTATCACTCCCAATGTTTTTAAAATTCTGCAGGAGAAATTCGATCTTAAGCTAATCGAAGCAGAACCTCCACAAGAATTGTTTCAATTAACAACTTAA
- a CDS encoding protoglobin family protein, which yields MKHIDEQLLETDLAYRFEYLKEFIGFDEADVTAIRNTIPHFAPRINGLVDATYERLLNYDATARHFVPRQHGYEGAVPESLEELTAEENQIKFRKDHLQRYFMKLLGHSYDAKMVLYLDMVGKIHTPKAGNEQLDISLVQMNALLGLISDQLIEIFLELDIPDDQKFAAIRAFQKLLWIQNDFISRHYVAISHD from the coding sequence ATGAAACATATTGATGAGCAACTGCTGGAAACCGATCTGGCCTATCGTTTTGAATACCTCAAAGAGTTCATCGGTTTTGATGAAGCCGATGTGACAGCAATCCGTAATACGATCCCTCACTTTGCACCACGCATCAACGGTCTGGTTGATGCGACTTACGAGCGATTACTCAATTACGATGCAACCGCGCGCCACTTCGTACCACGTCAACATGGCTATGAGGGAGCAGTTCCCGAATCACTAGAGGAACTCACAGCTGAGGAGAACCAGATCAAGTTTCGAAAAGACCATCTCCAAAGATATTTTATGAAGTTACTGGGACATTCATATGACGCGAAAATGGTCCTCTATCTGGATATGGTAGGTAAGATTCATACTCCCAAAGCAGGGAATGAACAGCTCGATATTTCCCTCGTTCAGATGAACGCGTTGCTGGGTTTAATATCAGATCAATTAATCGAAATTTTTCTGGAGTTAGACATTCCAGATGACCAGAAATTCGCTGCCATCCGAGCATTTCAGAAACTGCTTTGGATACAGAATGATTTTATTTCCCGTCATTATGTCGCAATCTCACACGACTGA
- a CDS encoding DVUA0089 family protein has protein sequence MGQSKSTVQHERIGIISSRRRVALCLRLTLIVVMSLSYMSHAISELKPPDYYECRLDSIFPAGGQQGTTVTVELHGRKGKGGLAAPQKILIEGPPGITVSDLKAISKNDTVQAKFTIANDAPPGRRWVRVINEQSGITNFGHFVVSRLSEHIEKEPNNELDKAESLKLPVVVNGQINPKADMDCFRFSAKQGQKLVIAVAAHSIDVHGSGSNWGITDFTLELLDEQGVIIAESLDELGYDPMIHFEVPTSGVYTARLKLVAYNGYPEAVYRLTIGEVPYVTSVFPPGIQRGKTVEVELRGPNVPAGTRQLISANEGTFFPLQYLALPGATSGQDVPVLLGDDTESIESEPNNELAKANDLEMEAMVYGQFESKDDADWYRIRLQEKESIFLQVFAHRFIRSPVDTYLEVFSADGKLLSENDDDGSIGPGFAAYHDFNTTDSGLVFQPKTSGDYYVRVTNSNGTSGSRAVYRLSMKRYGTKPRFALRHFPDAVPIWGPGSTAGLTVRVDWMSSRNFDIDLSIEGLPDGWKGSQANALGTTKERPNNPYQDRVFLTITAPKDVPIGTTVPFRVVGRVKHKGEVIERVAYPLTWFRTSDTGFFRVAPQAYTTVAKPRDLWLESMIKELTIKQGETAKIPVRVHGISNAKEVPLVVNLAEGIKCNLGTPVNIPLSKDGIVNVPLVNTSKIPVGTFAITVAQTWRSDIRVGAPGPCTPIIQLHVRSKKQQ, from the coding sequence ATGGGCCAAAGCAAATCCACAGTTCAACATGAACGTATCGGTATAATCTCCTCACGCAGACGCGTTGCTCTTTGTTTACGGTTAACTCTGATTGTAGTGATGTCGTTGAGCTATATGTCCCATGCGATTTCTGAACTGAAGCCGCCCGACTATTATGAATGTCGATTGGATTCGATTTTTCCCGCCGGTGGTCAGCAGGGAACGACGGTCACCGTGGAACTCCATGGTCGAAAAGGAAAAGGTGGATTAGCAGCACCGCAAAAGATTCTCATCGAGGGGCCACCAGGGATCACAGTCAGTGATTTAAAAGCCATTTCCAAAAATGATACAGTCCAGGCGAAATTTACTATAGCAAATGATGCTCCACCCGGGCGCAGGTGGGTACGTGTGATCAACGAGCAATCGGGGATCACAAACTTTGGGCACTTTGTCGTGAGTAGACTGTCTGAGCACATTGAAAAAGAACCAAATAACGAATTAGATAAAGCCGAATCATTAAAATTGCCAGTTGTCGTCAACGGGCAAATCAATCCCAAGGCTGACATGGACTGCTTTCGCTTCTCTGCCAAACAAGGTCAAAAACTTGTCATTGCAGTGGCCGCTCATTCGATAGACGTCCACGGGAGTGGGAGCAATTGGGGAATTACTGATTTCACACTGGAGTTGCTTGACGAACAAGGTGTGATCATCGCGGAATCGCTTGATGAACTGGGCTACGACCCGATGATCCATTTTGAGGTCCCTACCTCTGGTGTTTACACTGCGCGACTGAAGCTCGTTGCGTACAATGGGTACCCGGAAGCCGTCTACCGATTGACCATCGGCGAAGTTCCCTACGTTACCAGCGTATTTCCACCTGGTATCCAGCGGGGTAAAACAGTGGAGGTAGAACTCCGTGGGCCCAATGTCCCCGCCGGCACGCGACAGTTGATTTCGGCAAATGAAGGTACTTTTTTTCCTCTACAGTATCTCGCTCTACCTGGAGCGACCAGTGGGCAGGATGTTCCTGTACTCCTGGGGGATGATACAGAATCTATTGAGAGTGAGCCAAACAATGAACTAGCAAAGGCCAACGATTTAGAAATGGAGGCGATGGTCTACGGTCAGTTTGAGTCAAAAGACGACGCTGATTGGTATCGTATTCGGTTGCAGGAAAAAGAATCTATCTTTTTGCAGGTATTCGCCCATCGGTTTATCAGATCACCCGTTGATACCTACTTGGAGGTTTTTAGTGCTGATGGGAAGCTATTAAGTGAAAATGATGATGATGGTTCAATCGGACCTGGTTTTGCTGCTTACCACGATTTTAATACCACCGACAGTGGGCTCGTATTTCAACCAAAGACATCAGGGGACTATTATGTCCGCGTGACTAACAGTAACGGAACAAGTGGCTCTCGAGCCGTCTATCGTTTGTCAATGAAGCGTTACGGAACGAAACCCCGTTTTGCTTTACGTCATTTTCCCGACGCGGTTCCCATTTGGGGGCCAGGCAGTACAGCAGGATTGACAGTTCGCGTTGATTGGATGAGTTCTCGGAACTTCGACATTGATCTCTCAATTGAAGGACTGCCCGATGGTTGGAAGGGAAGCCAGGCCAACGCACTCGGTACCACTAAAGAACGTCCTAACAACCCATATCAAGATCGCGTGTTTCTGACAATCACTGCGCCAAAGGACGTGCCGATTGGAACAACGGTTCCATTTCGTGTCGTGGGCCGCGTGAAACATAAGGGAGAGGTGATCGAAAGGGTTGCGTATCCATTAACGTGGTTCCGCACGAGCGATACGGGTTTTTTCCGCGTTGCGCCCCAGGCCTATACCACCGTTGCCAAACCTCGTGATCTTTGGCTGGAATCAATGATCAAAGAGCTGACCATTAAGCAAGGCGAGACAGCAAAGATACCTGTTCGCGTTCACGGCATATCGAATGCGAAAGAAGTGCCGTTGGTCGTAAATCTGGCAGAAGGTATCAAATGCAATCTTGGAACTCCTGTCAATATTCCGCTCAGCAAGGATGGCATTGTGAATGTGCCGTTGGTTAACACATCAAAAATACCTGTCGGCACTTTTGCAATCACTGTGGCGCAAACTTGGCGGAGCGACATTCGGGTTGGTGCACCCGGTCCCTGTACTCCCATCATACAACTTCACGTACGATCTAAAAAGCAGCAGTGA